In the genome of Carya illinoinensis cultivar Pawnee chromosome 13, C.illinoinensisPawnee_v1, whole genome shotgun sequence, the window CATCGTTTTTCTCTGCAGCAAAAGTGGAAATAAATAATCAAGCTTGCATCATTTCTGCAGTATGAATACCATTTCAATGTTTAAAAACATCGATTGATGAATTATTACCTGTTGGAATTATTTGATCTATGCCAACAGTTGGAAGAACAAGGGCTTGATTGTTAGGAGCCTGAGTTTGAGTTGGCGAGGGAATGGGGGACCCAAGAGATAAATTGTGATGATATTGATGAGGATGATAACAATGACTCTTCAAGTCCAAAAGTTGCAGATTCGTCAGCCTTCTCCCTTGTAGTTCAACGGCTTGCTGCAGATCAGCCTGTTCCTCCAGTTTCCTTCTCAACATTTCTTGAGTATCATAGAACATTCTTGCTCCTGTGTTCAGAATAACACACCTTAAGAAAGAGCAATAGAATTtgatactaaaaattaaaaaagaaacattatTGGTTGTTGATTTGCTTACCAAAGTGGAGGTCAAGTGGCTCTCTCGAATCAAGCCCTGATGGACTCGAACACAGTGAATACTCTCCCCTCTCCAACTGATGCTGCTGTTGTTGCTTCCTAAAATTAGAGGATAGATTGACAACAAAACGTCAAAGATAGGAAGCGAGCAGCAACAAAACAAGGAGCCAATATAGagaatatgctcatacttgtcaGGTATCTTTCCCTTCTCCTTGTAAGGCTTAACAAGCACGCGGGAATCACAAACAAAATGAGGGTTCCCTTTCGCCAAAATAATCTTCACTGTCTCCGGGTAAACGAACGTAACAAATCCAAACATTCGCTTCTGCTGGTATGGAATCCTCACATCTTGCACGGGTCCGTAAATGCTTCAAAACCATGAGATCAAACCAATAAAGCCTGTTTATAACTACAATTCCTCCATTCCAGATTCGAGTTGCCAAAATCCGAGCAAATTAACTAAAATGAATTACCTGAAATAGTTGGAAACATCTTCTTCTCTGAAAGTGCTGTCAGCTGGGAATGTCAAGTAAATCTGTCTGGAGCCTGGATTCACCATTCCTCCCAAACCCATGGACGAAAAATCATTCCTTTCAGACCGGTAGCGCGCAAACTTGTAAAGTTCATCCCCTGTCATCAACGCTGCTGCTGCTGCCGACCTGCTGCATCGTCACAATGCCACCACAAAGTAAAACAAATCATCATTAATCCAAAAGCAAAAAACCCATAAGCAAGATCCACTTATCAGAGTCAGCAATTTACACTTTATGGCATTACAACATGTTGAGTTAAAATAAGTTCATGAGATCCTTCAAAATGCGTACTTGCGCTGTGCGTATGGTAATAGCATATGGTAAACAGTTAAAGGGCATGACCTTCATGATCAAAACACCCAAATTAAACATCATCCGAAATCAACAACTTCAACTAAATGGCAATTCAAGTCATGTTTGAATAGTAATTACCTCTGGGTGTCATTTTGTTGTTGCAACAGAAGACTCAGGCACTTATTGTAAGGGTAAGAAGCTCCGACCATGAACTGCGACGCCGTGGTTAGCTTTTGCTGGTGGGTAGCCTTTGATCTAAGTAACTCTTGGCACTGTTCTAATTCGTTGAGTTTGCTCGGCGAACCAACAATAGCAGCAGTGTCCAAGGAATCAGTGTGAAGAAAACGGCAACTGCTGCCATTTTTACAAAACCCTCTGGCGAAATACAGGCATGGTTTCCATCCAAGCCCAGAGCTTGCGTCTTCCGACCCAGAAGACACATCTGCAGGAGCAAAATAGCTTCGGGTGTCGAACGGGGATTCAGCATAAGTTCTCGGATTCACGGTCAAATTCAGCCGCGGGTCCAGCAAGTCATCGATCTTAGAATCATTGAGGAAAGCAAGATGATCTTGAAGTGGGTAGTCATCAATGAGGTCACTAGAGTTATAGGGCAATGCAGAAGATAAAAATGAGCCGGGACCAATATCACGGGTTTCTTTAACAACACTGGCGTAAGAGAGAGGAGTAGTACTGGAAAAGCCAGTACGAGGCCAAGGGTTTGGGGAAGgggaagatggttttgagacgTCAATGCCATTAGCTGTGTTTCTAGACGT includes:
- the LOC122292690 gene encoding zinc finger CCCH domain-containing protein 53-like isoform X1 produces the protein MDTYEATKVVFSRIQTLDHENASKIMGYLLLQDHGEKEMIRLAFGPDINLQNLILKAKTHLGLPSNSIASSPSTLSSLSPFKPISRPNPLSLSTTSTSRNTANGIDVSKPSSPSPNPWPRTGFSSTTPLSYASVVKETRDIGPGSFLSSALPYNSSDLIDDYPLQDHLAFLNDSKIDDLLDPRLNLTVNPRTYAESPFDTRSYFAPADVSSGSEDASSGLGWKPCLYFARGFCKNGSSCRFLHTDSLDTAAIVGSPSKLNELEQCQELLRSKATHQQKLTTASQFMVGASYPYNKCLSLLLQQQNDTQSRSAAAAALMTGDELYKFARYRSERNDFSSMGLGGMVNPGSRQIYLTFPADSTFREEDVSNYFSIYGPVQDVRIPYQQKRMFGFVTFVYPETVKIILAKGNPHFVCDSRVLVKPYKEKGKIPDKKQQQQHQLERGEYSLCSSPSGLDSREPLDLHFGARMFYDTQEMLRRKLEEQADLQQAVELQGRRLTNLQLLDLKSHCYHPHQYHHNLSLGSPIPSPTQTQAPNNQALVLPTVGIDQIIPTEKNDDLGAGTSQTVAADAGRQLQQEVNPASSNGNADSNSMSKEEKSYPKESDLPESLEQSLPDSLFACPKKSAGDQFTAISVASAEADETTLASSSSNNNSLLPTTSPLAMASLKTVFSKCPGFLLGMECS
- the LOC122292690 gene encoding zinc finger CCCH domain-containing protein 53-like isoform X2, giving the protein MDTYEATKVVFSRIQTLDHENASKIMGYLLLQDHGEKEMIRLAFGPDINLQNLILKAKTHLGLPSNSIASSPSTLSSLSPFKPISRPNPLSLSTTSTSRNTANGIDVSKPSSPSPNPWPRTGFSSTTPLSYASVVKETRDIGPGSFLSSALPYNSSDLIDDYPLQDHLAFLNDSKIDDLLDPRLNLTVNPRTYAESPFDTRSYFAPADVSSGSEDASSGLGWKPCLYFARGFCKNGSSCRFLHTDSLDTAAIVGSPSKLNELEQCQELLRSKATHQQKLTTASQFMVGASYPYNKCLSLLLQQQNDTQRSAAAAALMTGDELYKFARYRSERNDFSSMGLGGMVNPGSRQIYLTFPADSTFREEDVSNYFSIYGPVQDVRIPYQQKRMFGFVTFVYPETVKIILAKGNPHFVCDSRVLVKPYKEKGKIPDKKQQQQHQLERGEYSLCSSPSGLDSREPLDLHFGARMFYDTQEMLRRKLEEQADLQQAVELQGRRLTNLQLLDLKSHCYHPHQYHHNLSLGSPIPSPTQTQAPNNQALVLPTVGIDQIIPTEKNDDLGAGTSQTVAADAGRQLQQEVNPASSNGNADSNSMSKEEKSYPKESDLPESLEQSLPDSLFACPKKSAGDQFTAISVASAEADETTLASSSSNNNSLLPTTSPLAMASLKTVFSKCPGFLLGMECS